Genomic window (Anaerolineae bacterium):
TGGAGATGGCCTCTAAAGCTGAAGGGCAGTCTGCAATCGAGGGCCTAAACGGCAAAGAGCTAAAAGGAAGAGCTCTTAACGTGAATGAGGCTCGTCCTCGTACCGAAAGTAGCGGCGGCGGCAGAGGCGGTTACGGAGGCGGTGGCAGAGGCGGACAAGGCGCTGGTGGCAGAGGCGGACAAGGCGCCGGCGGCAGAGGCGGTTACGGAGGCGGTGGCAGAGGCGGACAAGGCGCTGGCGGTAGAGGGGGACAAGGTGGTGGCAGAGGCGGACAAGGTGGCGGCAGATAAGGACAAAAGGGTAACCGTAGCTTCTAGCCATCTAAACTGAAGACAAGTTACAGGGAATCCTCGACCGTAAGGAAGTTAGCCGTTTTT
Coding sequences:
- a CDS encoding RNA-binding protein, coding for MRMKIYVGNLSYEVTEEDLRLALEEFGQVESATIIKDKYSGQSKGFGFVEMASKAEGQSAIEGLNGKELKGRALNVNEARPRTESSGGGRGGYGGGGRGGQGAGGRGGQGAGGRGGYGGGGRGGQGAGGRGGQGGGRGGQGGGR